Proteins encoded in a region of the Elizabethkingia bruuniana genome:
- a CDS encoding TolC family protein translates to MKKCIPFFLMTSVFVYSQQRMTLEECEESFQKNNLQLLAAQYNISEAEADIIQAKIWDLPNLSIELNAIDPENKKIFHIGSTGAKEVGIEQLFVLGRKRKNEVAFARSNKEIAEMQFQGLLVDLRSQLRSTFYNILFEQKKEESLDVQLKYFTDLLNAYKVQTQKGNVSLKDMVRLQALVINVQNDKIEVSNNIIQQKQTLKLLTGSDTEVLPELSDDNMTQQLEKQPLISISELQQKALENNADYLTAKKITQSSELNLKWQKSLSVPDLTIGTRWTQRGAAFDNQLALSFGIPIPLWNKNKGNQMKAEYQIQENKKTEERLKQELISQVDTAYQTWKNQYQQYFSLKPQDLQDMETVYNGILKNFRKGNISLIEFTDFMESYKQSILQIYEIQKHIITSAEEINRLTQSKIFY, encoded by the coding sequence ATGAAAAAATGTATTCCGTTTTTTCTAATGACATCCGTTTTTGTATACAGTCAGCAGCGGATGACATTGGAAGAATGCGAAGAGTCCTTTCAGAAGAATAACCTGCAACTACTTGCCGCTCAATATAATATTAGCGAAGCAGAAGCAGATATTATTCAGGCAAAAATATGGGATCTCCCTAATTTGTCTATCGAACTTAACGCAATAGATCCTGAAAATAAAAAGATTTTCCATATCGGCAGCACCGGAGCTAAGGAAGTGGGAATAGAACAGCTTTTTGTATTAGGAAGAAAAAGAAAAAATGAAGTCGCTTTTGCCAGATCGAATAAAGAAATTGCAGAAATGCAGTTTCAGGGACTGCTTGTAGACCTTCGTTCCCAGCTTCGAAGTACCTTTTATAATATTCTTTTTGAACAGAAAAAAGAAGAAAGCCTGGATGTTCAGTTGAAGTATTTTACAGATTTGTTGAATGCTTATAAAGTCCAGACGCAAAAAGGAAATGTATCTCTAAAAGATATGGTAAGGCTTCAGGCATTGGTTATCAATGTACAGAATGATAAAATAGAGGTTAGTAATAATATTATTCAGCAAAAGCAAACACTGAAATTATTAACAGGTAGCGATACAGAAGTTCTCCCGGAACTTTCTGATGATAATATGACCCAGCAACTGGAGAAACAGCCGCTGATAAGCATTTCCGAATTGCAGCAAAAAGCATTGGAAAATAACGCCGATTATCTGACAGCTAAAAAAATTACACAGAGTAGCGAACTCAATTTAAAATGGCAGAAATCACTTAGTGTACCGGACCTTACTATAGGTACCCGTTGGACACAAAGAGGTGCCGCATTCGACAATCAGCTGGCACTTAGTTTTGGTATTCCGATTCCGCTTTGGAATAAAAATAAAGGAAATCAGATGAAAGCAGAATACCAAATTCAGGAAAACAAAAAAACTGAAGAAAGGCTGAAACAGGAACTTATATCACAAGTAGATACTGCATATCAGACATGGAAGAATCAATATCAGCAATATTTTTCCCTGAAACCTCAGGACCTGCAAGATATGGAAACTGTATATAACGGTATTCTGAAGAATTTCAGAAAAGGAAATATCAGTCTTATCGAGTTCACCGATTTTATGGAAAGTTACAAGCAAAGCATTTTGCAGATCTATGAAATTCAGAAACATATTATAACATCCGCTGAAGAAATTAATCGTTTAACACAATCCAAAATCTTTTACTAG
- a CDS encoding efflux RND transporter periplasmic adaptor subunit has protein sequence MKQIITGLLAISILAACSKEEPQKKESIVKGFEISKEMMQSTTLAEAQKEQIKEQMSFFGKISADRNSYIDIYPLVGGNVLTVNAELGDYVHKGQVLATIRSTEVAGFQKDLSDAKTDLAEAKNKLRVAQELYEGKLNTKNEVLTAKSELTKAQDQLKRAEAVSTIYNVKNGNIYSVVSPINGYIVQKNINKDMQLRSDRSDNIFDVANTKDVWALVNINETDIDRIDLGMKAEITTLSYPDKVFHGRIDKIFKIIDPQTNAMQARVVLDNSEGLLVPDSKATIKVNNTLNETAVAIPTSAVIFDDNRYFVVLFASQSNIKVREIKILRQTGDTTYVAEGVNEGDKVVTNNQLLIYRSLKE, from the coding sequence ATGAAGCAGATAATTACAGGCTTATTGGCAATCTCAATACTCGCTGCATGCAGCAAGGAAGAGCCTCAGAAAAAAGAGAGTATTGTAAAAGGCTTTGAAATAAGCAAGGAGATGATGCAGTCTACAACCCTTGCTGAAGCCCAAAAAGAACAGATTAAAGAACAAATGAGCTTCTTTGGTAAAATCTCCGCCGACAGAAACAGTTATATTGATATTTATCCTTTGGTAGGAGGTAATGTACTGACGGTAAATGCTGAATTGGGAGATTATGTACATAAAGGCCAGGTACTGGCTACAATACGAAGTACAGAAGTGGCAGGTTTTCAGAAAGACCTTAGTGATGCTAAAACAGATTTGGCAGAGGCAAAAAATAAACTGAGAGTGGCTCAGGAACTTTATGAAGGAAAATTGAATACCAAAAATGAAGTTCTGACAGCCAAAAGCGAACTTACAAAGGCACAGGATCAGTTAAAGCGGGCAGAAGCTGTTAGTACAATCTATAACGTAAAGAATGGTAATATTTATTCTGTAGTATCTCCAATCAATGGTTATATCGTACAAAAGAACATCAATAAAGATATGCAGCTTAGAAGTGACCGTTCGGACAATATTTTCGACGTGGCTAATACAAAAGATGTTTGGGCATTAGTTAACATCAATGAAACTGATATTGACCGAATAGATCTTGGTATGAAGGCAGAGATCACGACGCTAAGTTATCCTGATAAAGTCTTCCATGGTAGAATTGATAAGATATTTAAAATTATAGATCCGCAAACCAATGCTATGCAGGCAAGAGTGGTTTTGGACAATTCGGAAGGACTTCTGGTACCAGATAGTAAAGCAACTATTAAAGTAAATAATACGCTGAATGAAACTGCGGTAGCAATACCTACTTCTGCAGTAATCTTTGACGATAACAGATACTTTGTTGTATTATTTGCCTCCCAGAGTAATATAAAAGTTCGTGAAATAAAAATACTGAGACAGACAGGAGACACTACTTATGTGGCCGAAGGAGTAAATGAAGGAGATAAAGTTGTAACCAATAATCAGTTACTTATTTACAGATCATTAAAAGAGTAA
- a CDS encoding efflux RND transporter permease subunit: MNKFIKNIIAFSIKNKVFTFVWVGILAIAGIVSFRNMPIEAFPDVTNTQITIITQWNGRSAEEVERFVTTPIELAMSPVQKKTSVRSTTMFGLSIVKIIFDDGVDDTFARNQVNNQLRTLSFPDDVAPEVQPPYGPTGEIFRYTLESPKRDSRELLTLQTWVVDRALRGVPGVADINVFGGQDKVYELSIDPVKLEKYSLTPLQVYDAVTKSNLNVGGDVIEKSGQSYVVRGIGLVKTIEDIGNITIETNNGNPVLVKNIAEVKESSMPRVGQAGLNGKDDVVAGTVVMRKGENPREVLVALKAKIAELNSKTLPKDVKLVTFYDRDNLMDFTTRTVMHNLIEGIILVTVMVLIFMADWRTTVIVSIIIPLSLLFAFLCLKIAGMSANLLSLGAVDFGIIIDGAVVMVEGVFVMLDHKAKRYGMERFNKLAKGGWIKQTGTGLGKAIFFSKLIIITSLIPIFSFQKVEGKMFSPLAYTLGFALMGALLFTLTLVPVLMHILLNKNVREKHNPFVSFWDRIVEKGFTFAFRNKKISLIAAISLMAITIFSGKFLGTEFLPTLNEGSLWVTAELPMSTSLKESMKKTNELKKVIASFPEVTGVLSQTGRSNDGTDPNGFGFVQFAVALQPREEWKRKITYDELINEMNIKLKKFQGITYNYSQPISDNVAEAVAGFKAENGIKIYGDNLETLDRLAKEVYKEVRKVKGVREPGIIKNIGQPEVSVVLDRHKMAEYGVMPADAQSVLEMAFGGKTASQIYEGERKFDIRLRYAPEYRKSEEDIAKLMVPCQDGTLIPMKAISDITKDNGAAFIYRDNIKRYIGIKFSIRDRDLGSTIADAQKKVASIKLPDGYSIGWTGQFENQQRASKRLGQVVPISIIMIFFLLFILFGNMKDSLLVLANVPFALIGGIIALHVTGMNFGISAGVGMIALFGICIQNGVILISEFHSNVKKGFHIDKAILEGVKVRTRPVVMTALMASIGLMPAAMSTGIGSESQKPLAIVIIGGLVSATILTLLIFPIIFWIFNRTKKREPN; this comes from the coding sequence ATGAATAAGTTCATTAAAAATATAATAGCATTCTCTATCAAGAACAAGGTTTTCACCTTTGTCTGGGTAGGGATTTTAGCTATCGCAGGTATTGTAAGTTTCAGGAATATGCCAATTGAGGCCTTTCCTGATGTTACCAATACACAGATAACGATCATCACACAATGGAACGGCAGAAGTGCCGAAGAAGTTGAACGTTTTGTAACAACACCTATAGAGCTTGCAATGAGCCCGGTGCAGAAGAAAACCAGTGTACGGAGCACCACGATGTTTGGATTGTCCATTGTCAAAATTATTTTTGATGACGGAGTAGATGACACCTTCGCCAGAAATCAGGTCAACAATCAGTTGAGGACATTAAGTTTTCCGGATGATGTTGCTCCCGAAGTACAACCACCTTATGGGCCAACAGGGGAAATCTTCCGTTATACACTGGAAAGCCCAAAGCGGGATTCGAGAGAACTGCTTACTTTACAAACCTGGGTTGTGGACCGTGCATTACGCGGCGTTCCGGGGGTAGCAGATATTAATGTATTCGGGGGACAGGATAAAGTTTATGAATTGAGTATTGATCCTGTAAAATTAGAAAAATACAGTCTTACTCCTTTACAGGTTTATGATGCGGTAACCAAAAGTAATCTGAATGTAGGAGGTGATGTTATAGAAAAAAGCGGCCAATCTTATGTAGTACGGGGAATTGGTCTCGTAAAAACAATAGAAGATATCGGCAATATTACGATTGAAACTAATAACGGAAATCCTGTATTGGTAAAGAACATTGCTGAAGTAAAAGAAAGCTCTATGCCACGTGTAGGCCAGGCCGGACTAAACGGAAAAGATGATGTAGTTGCCGGTACTGTTGTAATGAGAAAAGGGGAGAATCCACGTGAAGTTCTGGTTGCACTTAAAGCAAAAATTGCTGAACTGAATAGTAAAACACTACCTAAAGATGTAAAGTTGGTCACCTTTTATGATCGTGATAATCTGATGGATTTCACTACCCGTACAGTAATGCACAACCTGATTGAAGGGATCATACTGGTAACGGTAATGGTATTGATTTTTATGGCCGACTGGCGTACAACTGTTATCGTATCTATTATTATTCCGCTATCATTACTATTTGCATTCCTATGTCTTAAAATAGCCGGGATGAGCGCAAACCTTCTTTCATTGGGAGCTGTAGACTTTGGTATTATTATCGATGGGGCCGTCGTCATGGTGGAAGGTGTTTTTGTAATGCTGGACCATAAAGCCAAGAGGTACGGAATGGAGCGTTTTAATAAACTGGCAAAAGGAGGCTGGATTAAGCAAACCGGAACAGGTCTGGGGAAAGCCATCTTCTTCTCAAAGCTTATTATTATCACTTCACTAATACCAATTTTCTCTTTCCAGAAAGTAGAAGGAAAAATGTTCTCTCCATTGGCTTATACCCTTGGATTTGCATTAATGGGAGCTTTGCTGTTTACATTGACTCTGGTTCCGGTTCTTATGCATATTTTACTAAATAAGAATGTACGTGAAAAACACAATCCATTTGTATCTTTCTGGGATAGGATTGTAGAAAAAGGTTTTACGTTTGCTTTCAGGAATAAAAAAATAAGCCTTATTGCAGCAATTTCTTTAATGGCTATTACCATTTTCTCCGGAAAATTCCTTGGAACGGAATTCTTACCAACTCTTAACGAAGGCTCATTATGGGTAACAGCAGAATTACCAATGAGTACATCACTGAAAGAGTCGATGAAGAAAACCAACGAGCTAAAAAAAGTTATTGCCTCATTCCCCGAAGTTACAGGAGTTCTTTCTCAAACAGGACGAAGTAATGATGGTACAGATCCTAATGGTTTTGGTTTTGTACAGTTTGCAGTTGCATTACAGCCTCGTGAAGAATGGAAGCGTAAGATTACCTATGATGAGCTTATCAATGAAATGAATATTAAGCTAAAGAAATTCCAGGGAATTACCTATAATTATTCACAACCTATTTCAGACAACGTTGCTGAAGCGGTAGCAGGTTTTAAAGCCGAAAACGGAATCAAGATCTATGGTGATAATCTGGAAACTTTGGATCGCCTTGCTAAAGAGGTTTATAAAGAGGTTCGTAAAGTGAAAGGTGTAAGGGAACCGGGAATTATCAAAAATATAGGACAACCGGAAGTAAGTGTTGTATTGGACAGACATAAGATGGCTGAGTATGGTGTAATGCCGGCTGATGCACAATCTGTTTTAGAAATGGCTTTTGGAGGTAAAACAGCTTCGCAAATCTATGAGGGAGAACGTAAATTTGATATAAGACTTCGTTATGCTCCGGAATACCGTAAGTCGGAAGAAGACATTGCCAAGCTAATGGTACCTTGTCAGGATGGTACGCTTATTCCTATGAAAGCGATTAGTGATATTACTAAAGACAACGGGGCTGCCTTTATTTATCGGGATAATATCAAACGTTATATTGGGATCAAATTTTCGATCAGAGATCGTGATTTGGGAAGCACAATAGCCGATGCACAGAAAAAAGTTGCTTCTATAAAACTTCCAGATGGTTATTCTATTGGCTGGACTGGGCAATTTGAAAACCAGCAGCGTGCATCTAAACGTTTAGGCCAAGTAGTACCGATTAGTATTATAATGATTTTCTTCCTGTTATTTATCCTTTTTGGAAATATGAAAGATTCATTACTTGTATTGGCTAATGTACCATTTGCACTTATTGGTGGTATTATTGCACTTCATGTAACAGGTATGAACTTCGGAATATCTGCAGGGGTTGGGATGATTGCTCTTTTCGGGATTTGTATTCAGAATGGTGTAATTCTGATTTCTGAATTCCATAGTAACGTGAAAAAAGGTTTCCATATAGATAAAGCTATTTTGGAAGGAGTGAAAGTAAGAACCCGTCCGGTTGTTATGACAGCCTTAATGGCTTCTATAGGATTAATGCCTGCAGCGATGTCTACGGGGATTGGTTCAGAATCTCAAAAACCACTGGCAATTGTAATTATCGGCGGTTTGGTTTCTGCCACTATTCTTACACTGCTTATTTTCCCTATAATCTTCTGGATTTTCAACAGAACTAAAAAAAGAGAACCTAATTAG
- a CDS encoding carbon-nitrogen hydrolase family protein, which produces MQVDIRKLSLDDYDELVESMQEAYPDIEDNTWAKRNIQKLTSIFPEGQLCITVDGKLAAAALSIIVQYELFGDQHTYDEITGSGTFNTHTNNGSVLYGIEVFVHPEFRSLRLGRRLYDARKELCEIKNLKSIIIGGRIPNYHTYSNELTPRQYINKVRKKEIYDPVLSFQLSNNFSPIKILKGYLKGDTESEEYAVLLQWNNIYYTQKKNTMQDSVIRIGLVQWQMRQFRDIEAFYQQVEFFVDVISNYESDFCVFPELFNTPLLAAFNHLNERESMEELSKLTAEIVDKIAELAVSYNVNIISGSMPILENGNLYNASYLLHRDGKRDEYRKIHITPNERKYYGMLGGNEVKAFDTDCGKIGIMICYDVEFPELSRILADQGMKLLFVPYLTDTQNAYTRVRACAAARAIENECYVAIAGCVGNLPGVSNMDIQFGQAAVFTPSDFAFPSNAVKGEATPNTEMTLIVDVDLNLLKELHHNGAVQILKDRRSDLYDVTIKEKESL; this is translated from the coding sequence ATGCAAGTAGACATCCGAAAATTAAGCTTAGACGATTATGATGAGCTTGTAGAGTCCATGCAGGAAGCTTATCCCGATATAGAGGATAATACCTGGGCTAAAAGAAATATTCAGAAATTAACCTCCATATTCCCCGAGGGACAATTGTGCATTACTGTAGACGGTAAACTGGCGGCAGCTGCTCTCTCTATAATAGTACAGTATGAATTATTCGGAGATCAGCATACTTACGATGAAATTACAGGTAGTGGAACATTCAACACCCATACTAACAACGGAAGTGTATTGTATGGTATAGAAGTTTTTGTCCATCCTGAATTCAGATCTCTTCGTTTAGGACGAAGGTTGTATGATGCCAGAAAAGAACTGTGTGAAATTAAAAATCTAAAGTCTATTATTATCGGTGGAAGAATACCTAACTACCACACATATAGTAATGAGCTGACACCACGCCAATACATTAATAAAGTTCGTAAGAAAGAAATATACGATCCGGTTTTATCTTTTCAGCTTTCCAACAACTTCTCTCCTATTAAGATATTAAAAGGTTACCTGAAAGGAGATACTGAATCCGAAGAGTATGCTGTTCTTTTACAATGGAACAACATCTATTATACTCAGAAGAAAAACACAATGCAGGATAGTGTTATCCGTATTGGCTTGGTGCAATGGCAAATGCGTCAGTTCCGGGATATCGAAGCTTTTTATCAGCAGGTCGAGTTTTTTGTGGATGTCATTAGTAATTACGAATCCGATTTCTGTGTTTTCCCCGAACTATTCAATACTCCTCTCCTCGCAGCATTTAACCATTTGAATGAAAGAGAGTCTATGGAAGAGCTTTCTAAATTGACAGCAGAAATTGTAGACAAAATTGCAGAGCTTGCAGTAAGCTATAACGTCAATATTATATCGGGTAGTATGCCAATACTTGAAAATGGTAATCTCTACAACGCCAGCTATCTTCTCCATCGTGATGGTAAGCGTGATGAATACAGAAAAATACACATCACGCCAAATGAGCGAAAGTACTACGGAATGTTGGGCGGAAATGAAGTAAAAGCTTTTGATACTGATTGTGGTAAAATAGGTATTATGATATGTTATGATGTTGAATTTCCGGAACTTTCCAGAATCCTTGCGGATCAGGGAATGAAGCTATTATTTGTACCTTATCTTACCGATACTCAAAATGCTTATACTCGTGTAAGAGCCTGTGCTGCAGCCAGAGCAATAGAGAATGAATGTTATGTTGCCATCGCAGGTTGTGTAGGAAACCTTCCTGGTGTAAGCAATATGGATATACAATTCGGACAAGCTGCAGTATTCACACCTTCAGATTTTGCCTTCCCTTCCAATGCTGTAAAAGGAGAAGCCACTCCGAATACTGAAATGACGTTAATCGTAGATGTAGATCTTAATCTGCTAAAAGAGCTTCACCACAACGGAGCTGTCCAAATACTTAAAGACAGAAGATCGGATCTCTATGATGTTACTATAAAAGAAAAAGAAAGCTTATAG
- a CDS encoding DUF4180 domain-containing protein — MYTIIEHTVNGIKVAELNSDKVLIQQIQDGLDLLADLYYLGFDKIIISEQNITPDFFDLKNKMAGEILQKFSNYKMKLTIVGSFSYESKSLKDFIYECNKGKLVNFVSTLSEALV; from the coding sequence ATGTATACAATAATAGAACATACGGTTAATGGAATAAAAGTTGCAGAACTGAATTCCGACAAGGTACTAATCCAACAGATACAGGATGGATTGGACCTGTTAGCAGATCTTTATTACCTGGGATTCGATAAAATCATTATTAGTGAACAGAACATTACTCCTGATTTTTTCGACCTGAAAAATAAAATGGCCGGAGAAATTTTACAAAAGTTTTCCAATTATAAAATGAAACTTACCATTGTTGGCAGTTTCAGTTATGAAAGCAAGAGCCTGAAAGATTTTATTTATGAGTGTAATAAAGGTAAATTGGTTAACTTCGTTAGTACACTGTCCGAAGCTTTAGTATAA